The DNA window CCTCCGTAGCGCCAATGCAGCTGGAGCCGGCGCGAGGTTTTCCTTGTGCGCAAGGTTCTCGCGCGCTATGGTGGTTTCAATAACCGAAAGGAAAATCGGAGCATCCCATGAACGCGAGAGCCCTCCTGCGCAGTCTCCCGGCCGTGCCTCTAGCCGCGGCGCTCTTCCTCGCGATCCTCCTCGCCATCGGGTACGCGTCCCCTAGCCTGTCGAAGGCCTATGCGCTCGAAGCGGGCGCATGCTATTACGTGGACGCTGACGGCGCTCGGATCTCCGTGCAGGACGCCGAGAAGATCGTCGAGAGCACGACGGTGCTTGAGAATGGCGCCTGGTACTACGTCGAAGGCGATGTGGCCATGGATCACGCTCTTACCGTGGCCGATGGCGAGCAGGGCGCGCATCTCATCCTGTGCGACGGCTCCTCGCTCACGATCAGGGCGCAGAAATGGGATGCCGGTATCGGCGTCACGACGAACGCGACCCTCTTCATCCATGGTCAAGATGGCACGAACGGCGCCGTGGGCACGCTGTCGGCAACCGGAAGCTTCTACGGCGCGGGGATCGGCGGTGGCGAGAGCCGTGGCTGCGGAACGGTGCGTATCGACGGCGGCGACATCACCGCTGACGCGCGTGATTTCGGCGCCGGCATCGGCGGCGGTTTCGACATCGGAGACGGCGACGGCTTCGGGGGAAGGGTGTTTATCGGCGGCGGTAAGGTGACCGCGATCGGAGGCGAGGGCTCCGGTCCGGATTCGTTGGACGTAGGCGCGGGCATCGGCAGTGGGGGAGACGTCGGGTTCGACTCCGAAGGCACGAGCGGGTCGGTCACCATCACCGGGGGGACGGTGCATGCGACGGGCGGCGGCATGGGCGCGGGCATCGGCGGAGGAATGCCCAATAACGGCCGATTCGGCGGCGACGGAGGCAGCCTGACCGTCACGGGCGGTGAGGTGAGCGCAATCGGCGGCCTTGACGGCGCGGGCATCGGCGGAGGTGTGTGGGGCGACGGCGGAACGGTGCGCATCGAGGGCGGTCGGGTGACCGCGACCGGAGGAGGATACGGCGCGGGCATCGGCGGAGGCGGCATCGGCGGTGCCGGAGCAAGCGTCTACATCGGCGAGGCGACGGTAACGGCAAGCGGAGGCGTCGACGGCGGAGCGGGCATCGGCGGGGGCGTGGGAGATGGGGACCATAAGGCTCCAGGCGGCGCGGGCGGGACGTTAACCGTCGCAGGCGGAACGGTGATCGCCCACGGCACCGACGCAACATCGGGTATCGGCGCCGCGTCGGGCATCGGCGGCGCCCCGGGCCAAGAGGGTAGCGGCGAGGGCGCCACTGTCGTCTTCGAAGGTGGGCAGGTGAGCGCCTCCAGCGAGGGCGGCGCGGCCATAGGCGGAGCCGAGGGCAAACGCCATACCGGCTCCCTCCTCGTCCAAGGCGCAACGTCCCTCGACTGTTCCGGGGCCGATATCGGAGCCGCCGTCCTCGAGCTGGGGCCTTGCACGATTGCGAACGCCTTCTGGAAAGGCTCTGCGGTTGACGGCGTCTATTCGAGGCTGTCCGTCCTCGGCGGTCAGGCGAGCTTCGACAATCCGGGCTATTGGCAAGATGGAATCGTGAAAGATAGCACAGAGGTGACCCTCATCCCCCGCGAGGGGGCCGGTTTGTATTGGATTGCGATCGAGGGAGGGCCCCTGGCTATCGTTGGCAACGAGTTCGCCATGCCTTCTCATGCGACGGGCGTCAGAGCCGAAGAGGCGTCGATCGAGGCAACGGCGTTCGGTCTCGGATCGCCGAAGGTGGGAAAACCGCTTCCCTCCGATGCGCGTATCGAATTCGAGCTGGACGCCGGAGCGTACGCCGACCGTCTTGTCGACGATAGCTTCGAGGTTGGCAACCTGCCGTCCGGCATCGAGGCAGGCAAGGCGGTGCGCACGGGCGACGCCGTGGTCACGGTTCCGCTCTCAGGAACGCCCACCAAGGCGGGTAGCGAGAAAACGACGCTTTCCGCACCGAGGGCGATCGGCTTTGCCAACATCGCGAATGGGGCGAGTGATATTCCAGTCGCAGGCACGTTAGAAGCTGGGGTGGTCGGCAAGGGCGATGGCGCCTCCATCGTGGGCGAGCTCGAAGTTGCGCGCACGTCCTCAACGAGCGTCGAGCTTTCACCTGCCGTGATTGAATCCGGAACGGCACAGACGGTCGAATACGCTATTTCGGCAGGTGGCGAGGAGGATATAGAGGAATGGAAGGCCTTCCCCTTGCTCGCGGGTCTGCAACCTGATTCGGTCTACCAGGTGTTTGCCCGTTCGGCCGAAAACGACGATTACCTGGCCGGTTCGCCTGTGCGCATCGAGGTGAGGACGTCTTCTGCTGAAAACCAAGAAGCTGGCTTCGACCGGCCTCCTTGCGATAAAGGCACGGCCTTGCCGGCAAGCGGCGATCCTGTCGGCCACGCGCCCGCCTTCGCCCTTGCTGCCACCGCAGCAGCGGCGGCGCTCGCCTTCGTCGCATATCGTCGGAGGCTGCATTGAGCAAGGGGAGCGGACGGAGGGGCGCGATGGGCTTTACGGCGAGCATAGACTTCGGGCGGTTCGAGGCGGCGGTGCGGGTGGTGGACCTGCATGCGGCGGGCGAGCCGTGCCGTGTGGCGGTGGGCGGCTTTCCGGAACCGCAAGGCGCCACGATGATAGAGAGGCGCCGCTGGATGGAGGCCCATGCCGACGGTCTGCGGCGCGCGCTCATGCTGGAGCCGCGCGGGCATGGCAATATGTTCGGCGCTCTCCTTTGCCGGCCGGTGCACCCCGAAGCCCAGGTGGGCGTCGTGTTCATGGACACGGGCGGCTACCTGAACATGTGCGGTCACGGCACCATGGCGGTAGTCACGGCGGCCATCGAGGCTGGGCTCATGCCCGCGCGCGAAGGCACGAGCGAGGTGGTGCTCGACGCATCCGCCGGGATCATCCGCGCGCAGGCCCACGTGCGCGGCGGCAAGGTGGAATCCGTTTCGCTGGAGAACGTGCCGTCGTTTCTGTGCCACGAGCATGTGGAGGTGAATGTGGATGGGCGCACCCTGCCGCTCGACATCGCGTTCGGTGGCAGTTTCTTCGCGCTCGTGGACGCGGCGGATACGGGGCTCGGCGCCATCGGTCCCGCGACGTCGGCCGCCTACGCGCGGCTGGGTGCGCGCGTGCGGCAGGCGGTGAACGCGCAGGTTCCCCTCAAGCACCCCGAGCTGGACATCACGACGGTTGACCTCGTGGAGTTCTCCCAGCCCGCGCCCGACCCCGCCGTCGCCGACCTGCGGCACATCGTGGTGTTCGGCGCCGGGTCCGTGGATCGCTCGCCCTGCGGCACGGGGCTCAGCGCCAAGCTGGCCGCGCTTCATCGCCGCAGCCAGATAGCCCTCGGCCAGCCGCTCGTGTGCGAGAGCTTCATCGGCACGCGCTTCACCGGCGTCGTCGAGCGCGAGACGGCTGTGGGCGGCATCCCCGCCATCGTCCCGCGCATCTCGGGCCGCGCGTTCATCACCGGCGTCGGCACCTGCCTCATCGACGCGGACGACCCCCTGGGCAGCGGCTTCCTTCCGCAGGAGTGAGATGGTCCTCGCACCGCGCGCACATAACCAAAACAAATTTTTCATTTAAGTATGTTAACTGCTATAATTCTTTCTGTTAAAGAAACGGAGGAGCTATGGCTTCCAGAGCGCCCATACCGGTGGCCCGCGCGATGCGCACCATCGCCGCCAACCTCGACCTCGCCCGGCGGCAGCAGCGGATCACCGTCGAGCTGCTGGCCGAGCGGGCCGACATAGCCGTGCCCACGATGCGCAAGCTTCTGAAGGAAGGCCGGGGCAGCCTGGAGAACTTCCTGCGCACGGCGCGCATCCTCGGCCTGCTGGCCTCGGTCGAGGCGGCCACCGATCCGCTCAACACTCCCATCGGCCGCCTGCGCGCCGACGAGGACACCCCGCAACGCGTGAGGGGGCCTCGGTAGGGTCCTGCCCTCAGCCCTCGTCGTACACGCGGGCGATCTCCTGGGCGCGGACTCGCAACCATTCACGGGCCCGGGCGGGCTCGACAACCTCCAGGCTGGGGCCGAACGACAGCAGGTAGTGCAGCGCGCGGTCGGTGAGGTCGCTGGTCAGCTCCACGCGGAAGCGGCCATCGGGTGCGCGGCCTATGGTGCTGGGCGCGAACTCCTCGCGCACGCGGGCCTCCTCGGCGGCGTCGATGAGC is part of the Arabiibacter massiliensis genome and encodes:
- a CDS encoding proline racemase family protein is translated as MGFTASIDFGRFEAAVRVVDLHAAGEPCRVAVGGFPEPQGATMIERRRWMEAHADGLRRALMLEPRGHGNMFGALLCRPVHPEAQVGVVFMDTGGYLNMCGHGTMAVVTAAIEAGLMPAREGTSEVVLDASAGIIRAQAHVRGGKVESVSLENVPSFLCHEHVEVNVDGRTLPLDIAFGGSFFALVDAADTGLGAIGPATSAAYARLGARVRQAVNAQVPLKHPELDITTVDLVEFSQPAPDPAVADLRHIVVFGAGSVDRSPCGTGLSAKLAALHRRSQIALGQPLVCESFIGTRFTGVVERETAVGGIPAIVPRISGRAFITGVGTCLIDADDPLGSGFLPQE